In Drosophila bipectinata strain 14024-0381.07 chromosome 2R, DbipHiC1v2, whole genome shotgun sequence, one genomic interval encodes:
- the LOC108123375 gene encoding gamete and mating-type specific protein A: MKLLCSVLILASFLAAQAKPNVQLQLQSALDKYLVHARDLDTIVAPDVTSQCFSLYLPMLNEVAATFSSSYQGCISTANAQIANLTAEATTQQKEYQQEVSTLCGAFATCDKDNDTTTFFNCYASAAEGDVSTIYDIATNAASSASSLSMGIKAIQDTEYQCTNTTESNYVRDTAATYDLLDSCLKYGVPTTSAATTVAPTLAPSTSRPAASTSGAVGTSDAPTTAAVTTGRPGTPASVTTPAAGTPAP; encoded by the exons ATGAAACTTCTGTGTAGTGTCCTGATCCTCGCCAGCTTTCTGGCTGCTcaa GCCAAGCCCAATGTACAGTTGCAACTGCAGAGTGCATTGGACAAGTATCTGGTGCATGCCCGCGACCTTGACACCATCGTCGCCCCGGATGTGACCAGCCAGTGCTTCAGTCTCTATCTGCCCATGCTGAACGAGGTGGCCGCCACCTTCTCCAGCTCGTACCAGGGTTGCATCAGCACCGCGAACGCCCAGATCGCCAACCTGACAGCCGAGGCCACCACGCAGCAGAAGGAATACCAGCAGGAAGTGTCCACCCTGTGCGGTGCTTTTGCCACTTGTGACAAGGACAATGACACCACCACTTTCTTCAACTGCTACGCCAGTGCG GCTGAGGGTGATGTATCCACCATCTATGATATCGCAACCAACGCCGCTAGCTCGGCCAGCAGTCTGAGCATGGGCATCAAGGCCATTCAGGACACCGAGTACCAGTGCACCAACACGACCGAGAGCAACTACGTCCGCGACACTGCCGCTACCTACGATCTGCTGGACAGCTGCCTCAAGTACGGCGTACCCACCACCTCCGCTGCCACGACTGTCGCCCCGACTCTCGCCCCCTCCACTTCTAGGCCCGCCGCTAGCACGAGCGGGGCTGTTGGCACTAGTGATGCTCCGACAACTGCTGCTGTGACCACAGGCCGTCCCGGAACACCAGCGTCCGTCACTACCCCCGCTGCCGGAACTCCGGCTCCTTAA
- the LOC108123583 gene encoding uncharacterized protein yields MKSALNTLLVLLVALRVYAEPPRALSSLCSYLNDGKESVSNLGTTKKCFARYMPELENEGASWSQGYSGCQKSATNERQSLLSRVSDAQEKIRKAALGLNSFIERCMAISEAVDFFNCFAKMSKEHLTTVYSISFSSSEEAVILNQKLSYIQVEHYLCTNRTEYNYIKTTDQIFQSLDQCLQQNESH; encoded by the exons ATGAAAAGTGCTTTAAATACATTGCTAGTTCTGCTCGTTGCCCTAAGG GTGTATGCTGAACCACCGAGGGCTTTGAGCAGCTTGTGTTCTTATTTGAATGACGGAAAAGAATCGGTTTCAAATCTAGGCACCACCAAGAAATGCTTTGCTCGCTATATGCCGGAATTGGAGAACGAAGGAGCCAGTTGGTCGCAGGGCTACAGTGGCTGCCAAAAGAGTGCCACCAATGAACGACAGTCACTGCTATCGAGGGTCAGTGATGCTCAGGAAAAGATTCGTAAGGCTGCCTTGGGACTAAATTCCTTTATAGAACGGTGCATGGCGATTAGCGAGGCTGTGGATTTTTTCAATTGTTTCGCCAAGATG TCCAAAGAGCACTTGACCACGGTGTACAGCATTTCCTTCAGTTCCTCCGAGGAGGCTGtgattttaaatcaaaaactaAGTTATATTCAAGTTGAACATTATCTTTGCACAAATCGCACTGAATACAATTATATCAAAACCACTGATCAGATATTTCAATCCTTGGACCAATGTCTGCAACAAAATGAAagtcattaa